The following DNA comes from Halalkaliarchaeum sp. AArc-CO.
TCACCGACACCACCGCCAACGTGGATGACGATGCCGGAGCTGGTAAGGACAAAAGCGCCGTCGGCGACCCCGACAGCGTCTGGCACAGCGAGCGGGCCATAAAAACCTGGATCAGCGGGATCTTCGCGATCGCCGGACTCCTGGTGGAGTTCCTGCTCACCGGGGTCAACGCGGAAGTGGCCGTACTCCTGGGGCGGGAGCTGCTCGTCGCCGACGTGCTCTTTCTCGTCGCGACGGCGGCCGCCGGGGAGACGATCCTCACGAACGGCTACTACTCCGCCAGAAACCGGAGCCTCGACATCGACCTGTTGATCTCGATTGCGATCATCGGCGCGCTGCTCGCCAGTTTCGGGTTCGGGGCTGGACTCTACCTGGAGGCGGCGCTTTTGTCGTTCCTGTTCAGCGTGGCGGAACTGCTCGAACAGTACTCCATCGACAGGGCACGGAGCTCACTCCGGGAGCTTTTGAACCTCTCGCCGGACGAAGCGACTATCAGGCGGGACGGCGAGGAACGGACGATCCCCGTCGAGGACGTCCGGATCGGCGACGTCGCGATCGTGCGGCCCGGCGAGAAGATTCCGATGGACGGCACCGTCCAGGCGGGTGAAAGTGCCGTCAACCAGGCGCCGATCACCGGCGAGTCAGTGCCGGTCGACAAGATGCCCGGCGACGAGGTGTTTGCAGGGACGATCAACGAGTCGGGGTACCTGGAGGTCGAAGTCACCGCCGAGGCCGCCGACAACACCCTCTCGCGGATCATCCAGCTGGTCGAGGACGCCCGGGCGAACCGGACCGAACGCGAGCAGTTCGTCGACCGGTTCGCCGGCTACTACACCCCGATCGTGGTCGCGCTGGCGGTGCTCACGGCGATCGTTCCGCCGTTTTTCATCGCCGACGGGCTGACCGTCGAGCTTCTGGCCGGTTACAGCTACACGTTCCCGGGGGCCTGGGAGGTGTGGTTCCTCTACGGGCTGACGCTTCTGGTGCTCGCGTGCCCGTGCGCGTTCGTCATCTCGACGCCCGTCTCGGTCGTCTCCGGGATCACGAGCGCCGCCAAGAACGGCGTCCTCATCAAGGGAGGCAACCACCTCGAGACGATGGGCGAAATCGACACGATCGCGCTCGACAAGACCGGCACCCTCACGAAAGGGGAGCTGGTCGTCACCGACGTCGTCCCGCTGAACGGCAACAGCGAGGCGGATGTCCTCCGGTGTGCCCGGGGGATCGAGTCCCGGTCCGAGCATCCCATCGGGGAGGCGATCGTCGAACACGCCGCCGATCGGGGAATCGACCGGCCCTCCGTCGGCGACTTCGAGAGCCTCACCGGCAAAGGCGTCGAGGCGACCGTCGGGGAGCGACGACATTACGCCGGCAAGCCCGGGCTCTTCGAGGAACTCGGGTTCGATCTGAGCCACGTCCACGCCGCCACCGACGGCGGGATCGTCACCGCAAAAAGCCGGAGCATCTGCGAGCGAAACGACTGTCTCGACCTGCTCGAGGACACGATCCCCCGGCTCCAATCGGAGGGGAAAACGGTCGTGCTGGTCGGCACGGAGAACGAACTCGAGGGGGTGATCGCCGTCGCCGACGAGCTCCGGCCGGAAGCGAAAGCGACCGTCGACCGGCTCCGGGAGCTCGGGATCGGTCGGATCGTCATGCTCACCGGCGACAACGAGCGGACCGCAGGTGCGATCGCCGCCGAGGTCGGCGTCGACGAGTACCGTGCAGGACTTCTGCCGGCAGGGAAAGTCGCGGCGATCGAGGAACTCGGACAGTCGGGGCGCGGCGTCGCGATGGTCGGCGACGGAGTCAACGACGCCCCCTCGCTTGCGACGGCAGACGTGGGGATCGCGATGGGCGCGGCCGGTACCGACACCGCGATCGAGACCGCCGACATCGCACTCATGGGGGACGATCTCTCTCGGCTGCCGTACCTCTATGAACTGTCACACCGTGCGAACGGCGTCATCAGACAGAACATCTGGTCGAGCCTCGCGGCGAAGGCGCTTCTGGCTGCCGGCGTCCCGTTCGGACTGGTGCCGGTCTGGGCGGCGGTGCTGATCGGCGATGCCGGTATGACCGTCGCCGTCACCGGCAACGCCCTTCGGCTCTCCCGGATCTCTCCCGCCGATTCGTAGCCGGATTCCCGTGGTCGCCCGATCAGCCTTCGCCCCCGGTTGCGAGCGGCCCGACGGTGATCCGGGCGTCGTAGACGGTGCGGTCGTGTTCGTCGCGGATCGAGACCTCGATCGTGTACTCGGCTCTCGGTACCCGATCGTCGGTCTCCACGACCAGCGGCTCGCCCGCCGAGAGGTTCTCCGTCGCCTCGTCGACACGCCGGATTTCGGTTCCGTTCTCGAAGACGGCGTACGAAATCCGATAGGGGAGCTGTATTTCGGAATCGGGGACGAACGTGTAGACGATACGGTCCTCGTCGGCGTGTGTGTCCGCCGAGAACACCGCCGGAGACGGCGGATCAGCAGGCTCGGCCGGATCCGGAGTGACCACCAGTCCCCCCAGGATGATCCCGAACGCCAGGCTGACGACTGCGACGACCAGCAACAGGGCGAGCACCTGACGCAGCGTGACGTTCCGGTCGAGTGCCGATTCCATAGCGGTGACTCTCCTCGGTTCCTTATAACCCGGCGGATCGAGAGATCGGGGCAGAAGCGACGGCAGCTATACGGCAGTCACGATGACGACTGCGTTCCAGGCGGTGACCAGCCCGCCGACCGTCGCCAGCGCCAGCGGCACCGCGACCCGGGCGGGGGTGTACAGGACCGACCAGACCGCGCCGAAGGAGACAAAGACGGCGAGTTTCAGTCCCAGCAGTCCGGCGTACCCGTACGTCTTCATCGCCGGCGCGGCAAGCGGTCCGGCCTCGGCGACGCCGCCGAACGAGAGACCGACGAGCGTCGAGACGGTGTCGCCGATCCCGTACAGCAGAACCGCAGCGATCCACAGCTCGCGCTCGTACTGAACCAGAAGCTCCATTCGATCGATCCATGGGCTAGGGAATCATCAGTGCGACGGCGGCGACCGACACGAGGATCGTGAACGTCACGATCAACAGGAAATCGATCGCCGGCGTGAGATAGCTGTCGACGGGGGCTTCCGTCGCGCCGTCGACGTCCAGTCGTGTGGAATCGGTTGCCATCTGTACGCTCGGAGGTTTCCACTTTTAGTACAAAAAGTTCCGCCCCGAATTATCGGGTGTGATAGAGAGTAGCCGGTGTCAGTCGGCCGTAACTTCGACCCGGTTTTCGGTGACGTGGAGGTAGGTGATCGACGAAATTTCGTCGTTATCTATTTCGAAGTCCAGCGACGCACCTCCCGAGTAAACGAGATCGGACGGATTCCCGTTGAAATCCACGGATTCGATGACTAACGCGCCCTGGATATTAGGGGATTGTTCTCCTCCGCCGTCGAGGGTAGCCTCCGAGTATGGTGCATAAATAAATCCGGT
Coding sequences within:
- a CDS encoding cation-translocating P-type ATPase, producing MSDEAGGTERLELAVPEMDCPSCAGKVENSLDRTDGILAYETRPTAGKVIVRYDPDRLTPAKLAAAVRRAGYSIAGSSVPLPGVTDTTANVDDDAGAGKDKSAVGDPDSVWHSERAIKTWISGIFAIAGLLVEFLLTGVNAEVAVLLGRELLVADVLFLVATAAAGETILTNGYYSARNRSLDIDLLISIAIIGALLASFGFGAGLYLEAALLSFLFSVAELLEQYSIDRARSSLRELLNLSPDEATIRRDGEERTIPVEDVRIGDVAIVRPGEKIPMDGTVQAGESAVNQAPITGESVPVDKMPGDEVFAGTINESGYLEVEVTAEAADNTLSRIIQLVEDARANRTEREQFVDRFAGYYTPIVVALAVLTAIVPPFFIADGLTVELLAGYSYTFPGAWEVWFLYGLTLLVLACPCAFVISTPVSVVSGITSAAKNGVLIKGGNHLETMGEIDTIALDKTGTLTKGELVVTDVVPLNGNSEADVLRCARGIESRSEHPIGEAIVEHAADRGIDRPSVGDFESLTGKGVEATVGERRHYAGKPGLFEELGFDLSHVHAATDGGIVTAKSRSICERNDCLDLLEDTIPRLQSEGKTVVLVGTENELEGVIAVADELRPEAKATVDRLRELGIGRIVMLTGDNERTAGAIAAEVGVDEYRAGLLPAGKVAAIEELGQSGRGVAMVGDGVNDAPSLATADVGIAMGAAGTDTAIETADIALMGDDLSRLPYLYELSHRANGVIRQNIWSSLAAKALLAAGVPFGLVPVWAAVLIGDAGMTVAVTGNALRLSRISPADS